TGATTTGCAACCTTCTTCACCCGGACGTCTTAAGCGTCTTTGATGAAAACCCCGAACTTCTCCATCTCTTCCCCTTGAACTCGGCGTCttcgtcttcttcttcttctcggcGTCAAAAATATCTCACTACTCTTCGAATTAATTAAGTAATGAAGATAAGGTATTGAATGAACCCCAATTTGAAATGATACCCAATCAATTAAGTAATGGAGATAAGGTATCGAATGAACCCGAAATTAAAATGATAACCATTTGTACCCTgatttacttccaagttttttcTTCATTTGTATTTCAGTAAGAAAAAATTGAATTACGTTCTTATTTGTTGACAAAAAATGACAATGATAAAGAGTAAAAACAAGCTCAAAGCTTGTTCACTGTATCTACACACCTGTAGATCTGTCCATTTTCCACAACCATCAACACCCTTTCCCTTACTTGCAAAATGCCCCTCTTTTTTCATCATGTGCAGGTAACTAACAAAAGGTTCCAAAAAAATCACTTTTAAATCAATTTAACATCACCTTTTTCAATTTCTTCTAAAGCAAAAACAAACAATAAGTAGATCTGTGGTAAGAACCATTTATTCACTCACCAAATAACTCATCATAATCGAACTTTACTAGATCTAAATCAGGATGTTCAGACTCTTGAAAATGAACCGAGAACGCGAGCAAGATGCTTCGGAAAAAAAGAGTACTACGTATTAGTTTAATAGCCCTGATGCATCTCACTTAACATCTAAATGTTTTTGGTAGAGCAATTGTCTGATAAGGATTTAATCTTTGGCAGGTAAAGAGCGTGACTTATACGGAGTAATttaatttgaagggtaaaattgtcTAGAAAATTATTTTGGTAGTGTATGTTAAATAtgaggtggtgtacggatcacctcCCTTTCTCAAATCCCACTTAAATTTCAAAATTTGTAATCTTTATTGCAGAATCAGAAGGTGTCCCCCGACGCTGCTCcatatattgtatataaatatcaccacctaccaccaccatttTCATCATCCCTTCACTTCTCTCATCTCACTCTCAAACACAACCACCAAAATGGCTTCCGGTTCTGGTTCCATCCTCTCATTGGTTGTTCTAACCTCTTTAATGCTTAATGTCCTTGCTATTGACCTTGACTTCTTAGGTAACATTCTACTACCACACCACGCTCCATCATACCCACCCGTCGGAGCTCCGGCACCCCACCACGGTCACCACAAAGGTCCTGGTGGTCACCACCACCACAAAGCACCAGCTGTTGCCCCTATTCACCCACCAGTTAAAGCCCCGGTTCATCCACCAGTTAAGGCCCCGGTTCATCCTCCAGTTAAGGCCCCGGTTCATCCTCCAGTTAAGGCCCCCGTTCACCCACCAGTTAAGGCTCCGGTTCACCCACCCGTTAAGGCTCCGGTTCACCCACCCGTTCATGCGCCAGCCCCTTATGTACCACCCACAAGGAAGCAAGTTGCAGTCAGGGGTATGGTTTACTGCAAGCCTTGCAAGTACAGGGGTGTTGATACACTCATGAATGCTACTTCACTTCAAGGTAAGCtgtactttttaattttttttttatttggtaCCTAAACTTATAAAATATGTTTAGAATGGTTGTGTAACTTCCAAGAAGTCCACAACATTAAAGGTATGCCAAGTGATGTTAGAACATAGGTTGAATTGTGTTCTGTTTTTGTCAAGGTTGAATTGTGTTCTGTTTTTGACAAAAACACAACATAGATTTTGTGGTTTAATTAACTTGAAAATTAAGTTTAGAGCTTGGTTGTATTCTAACTTATAAATATTTAAATGATTACAGGAGCTGTGGTACTTTTAACATGTAACAACACCAAGTACCCATTGAAGATAAAGGGTGTAACAGATAAGAACGGTTTCTTCTTCATCATGCCACCTAAGACTTTGACCAGTTTTGGGGTCCACAAATGCGTGGTCACTTTGCTAAGATCCTCAAAGCCAACATGTAGCCATCCAACCAATCTACACTATGGAGTCAAGGGTGCAACCCTAATCCCCACCCCAAAGCCAAGTGTTCTACCAACACCACCACTTCCCTTCGATGTCTACACCGTTGGTCCCTTCGCATATGAACCGTCTAAGAAAACACCATGCAAGTAATGAAATATCTAGGCTTGATTTGTCAAGAATTAGAAGTTGAGGGGTTTGAAAGGTTTTTACTCCGCATGATTTATTCAAGGTTGCTATGTGTTAGTTAGACCTACATAACTCTtttcttatagtaataataatatgataatatgatTTGGGATTTTGATGTTTGAGTTGCAGTTTGGTGGAAAATATATGCTTTTATTTACAATGTAGTGTTTGGTAATAAGTATTGAATACATTTACTTTCAAGTTTCAACTTTCAGTTGTTGAATTTAGAGAACTTTCGAATTATTAACATTTTTCATGTTCAACTACTTTACTATATGCGGCTTAAACAGATTAATCTCTTATCGTTTTCAAACTCTCCTTTAATTAACCACCTACAAGATTTGTAGAAATATGTCTATATCGgcactgcatatatatatatatatatatatatatatatatatatatatatatatattaacgcgattttttgacatcagtagatcatttTTTTCATCGACCCtcgtcatttgcacgtaacacacacgttcgggcgaaaaCCCGAACCCGATTGACGTACCCTGGAACACATCCATTTGGGCAGTGttcccgtgaacgaatccggtaaattctccctatagggtcaatatataccaccattattggtgttcaattgttttaaagaaaatcatgtcatccctaagaatcgaacccatgacctatccCTATCTCATGATACAAAGTACATGGAGAGAACCGTtaggctatgcccgcaagttcggGCACCACATATATTTAGCTCCATGGCATTTGGGCATTTGGGAAATAGCAGTAAACACTTGCTACTATATCCCTTTGTAATCATGTACAAATTTCGGTTGGTATAATATAATTGTATGACGTTTtgcgtttttttaaagaaaaaattaGCACAAGATTTGAACCTGTCATTCATTTCTATCAAgtcatattaatatttagtttcatGACTATTTCACGTTTAGATACTACATTTATTTATAGCTTGGTTAAGCATACCTATAAgaattatatatgaaaatatagttACTCAGTCAATTTACACAACAGTACCCGTGCCCGTAAATGATATTGGAGTATATTAAGTGGAAACAACATTTAGAGAAAAAAGGGCGTATGTTCGAGTCCTTGGAGTCTCAAAGTATTATTGCTTTTAGTTTGGAGGGGGTTATGCTCGAATTTGACGTTTAATACTGGTCATGGACATGGTATAACAAGACACGGTTAATGGTAAGTTGAAAAGGGTGGAATTTAGAGGTTGATAGGTTGGGTACGGTTCGTGTTTATTCGTTTAGTTTTTTCTGTTTGTTGATTTCACTCTGTTCGTCTAGTTTGTTTCTTGGTATATTTGTGTAGTTTTTGGTTTAGTATTGGTTAGTTTGTTTTAAGGTATTCGGGTTGTTAGGGAGGCTCGTTTATAGGTATTTTGTTTAGATGGTTGTTTTCTATGTGCGAAATTCCCCATTTCTCCCCTTTTTTGTATTATCAGTTGAGGGTGTTTTCATTTGGAAAATGACTTCGTTTCTATATGatttttagttataaaaaaaaaaaaaactatccgGTGTGAAGTTGTGGATTGCTTACCAAAAAAGGGTTTGCGTGTCCTTCTTGTTCTACACTTATGGAGGACCCTTAAGATTAACCATTGAAAGATAACATATTAGTTGGTGTCATATATAACAGTTTAAAGTTTAATAAGAGGTTTTTAACTTTAAACTCCACCAACAACTGAATGATCACGGAAAAAAAATACATGTTCTCTCAATGAACCTGAAGAACAACTTCCATCAAGTCTCATAATGTTTATTATCGttttgtgtatatgtgtgtgaacAACTATACATTCAAACTTGAATCTTACATTCAATTTAAACACTAGATCAAAAGGAGATGATATTTTTTAAATGAATATGTTAAAAAGTTCATACGGTAaaacatgatttcaacaggttaaaGTATGTGTTGTTACATCAAAATTTATGCTTTAAAAAGAGGAAAGTGAAATTGTTTTGATCGGAAGAAAAAGACAATAAATATCAGGATGGTGGTGAGGAAGTAATGAGGAGCAGTGTTTCACTAAATGTAGACATACGAGTGGGTAAAATCATTATTATGGTAAAGGTAAATAAATGTTGCACCTCTCCCCAAACATTCCCAATTTCTATTGAAAACTTTGCACTAATTAACTTTGATAAAGAAAAAAGTTTGTTGTTTCCAGCCAATGCATCGATACAAAAGATTTCACTTTTTCTAGCAGAATCTTTTATCGGGGTAATTATTTACACTAAAATGCATTTAAAGAATGTATTTTGTCAAAGTTACTTTTAATTCCTTTGTTTTTATatgaatttaatttaatttaataatggagagtgatatgtacacaactaatTCTTACACATACACAATCAAACATGTTTTACAGTATTATAcaatacaacactgtaaagcatagaGATGGCACTCACGGGTCGTGAGCGTGGATCCACTACATCCATCACCCGCACCCGCGGATTTTTTGATGATCCATTAGCCCGCTGATCTTAATTAACGGATTTATTTTTAGATCCATGCCCGTATCCATGGATATTCGCGGGTCGCGGGTTTACCCGCGGATCTTAATCGTGATGTATATGTAAATTAAAGTATCCAAAAATCAAAAATTAATATCATTACATAATTCAAAGTGACATAAAAAAAACATCATCGAATCATATACTCATGTTAATGATATAATACAATGAGAAAAAGTATATTAATTATACATTTTTTGCTAATATATGTGAAGCTACAATGTTTAAAAGTAACAATCAAAATTTAGTTGCTAAAACTAATTATACAGTAGGTTGAGGAATTACTATAGTGATAAGGTAAAAATTAGATTTATTAAGATAGTCTAATAAACGAAACAAACAACAACATGCTTTGATTATATAAAACATGTAATGTGTAGTTGTGTGATGCTCTAATTACTAAAAAGTTCGATACTACAATAATATGAGGAATGTAAAAACTTATACGGAGTAAATTATTACCTATTGGTCATTTATTCAAGGTGGCGATTTTCACATTATATCCGTGGATTATTCAAATGGGTAGTACGGATTTTCGGATCGGATTTTACCCGTAACGGATctattacatccatcacccaccTGCGACCCGTCAGCGGGTACAAGATTACATCAATCGCCCACCCGCGGGTAAAGATTTTTGATTTTATCCACCCATCACGGGTGCGGGTACCCGCGAATCTCGAATTTTTttagatccattgtcatccctagtaaagcatgtttggttatgtatgtgtaaaaattggttgtgtacatatcatcaccctttAATAATAGCTCCAAAATTTAGTTCGTCTCAAAAATAGTTATATAgacataactagttgtggagccctcgcttcgcgccggggctccgttttgaatgcgagttaaaaaaaagtcttgatatattttgtaaaaaagaatttttttcgacatctaacattgaagggttgttccttttgtgaaagttgcttcttttagcgttcgttgttttttttttagttagttgatctattttgtaaaaaaaatgtttttcgacattttttgtgaaatgtcccgttcatattgattataaacgtttcatattaattgatttcgttgcgagattttgacctctatatgagacgtttttcaaagactgcattcgttttttttttaaaacaaactataacctttattctattgataaatgtttaatagacataacatagattatcaagtaatgataatctaaaattcagcttttacacacgaccatttcataatggtttacaataatattttacaacaatttatttttcgaatgcagtttttaaacaatatcatacaagcatgctgactccaatttttgtctttaattagcatgcaacagcggaagctcttaataatcacctgagaataaacatgctttaaacgtcaacaaaaatgttggtgagttataggtttaatctatatatatcaaattgtaataatagaccacaagatttcattttccataaacatccatctcatatcaggcatttcgcaaactgcatagagataaaaatcattcatatgatgaacacctggtaaccgacattaacaagatgcatatagaatatccccaaaacagaatcctctcctctgtataacagaatcctctcgtctgtataaaaatcgaagtactaaagcatccgtacctcggatggggtttgttaggcccatagatctatttttagattcgcgtcaattaggggtactgttccctaattcttaggttaccaagctaaaaagggcgatattcgatttcgataatccaacatagaatgtagttttaagtacttgtgtctattttgtaaaatatttataaaactgcatgtattctcatctcaaaaatattagatagtaaaatgggactataactcactttcacagattttcaaatcgtcagaaataagacttggtcacgggtcgattcacgaacctataacaaatatatacatataaatcaaagtatgatcgaaatatattcacaacattttttattatgttttaatgatttaaatttgttaagttaatagtccaacgttagtagtccacaattagttgtccacagttagtagtacagaaataaatcaatatatattatctcgaatcaatccacgacccagtttatacaagtctcagactcgatcacaactcaaagtatatatattattttggaatcaacctcaaccctgtatagctaactcgaatattaccgcatatagagtgtctatggttgttccaaataatatatatagatgacgtcgatatgatatgtcaaaacattgtatacatgtctatggtctatcaaggttacataatatatgttagactacatgtataatacaatataagttagttaagttatggttagtatgggtttttgtaaattcatcccgtagttaaattaatcatttttaactaattttgttttacccataacttctatccgttttgagtgaatcaagttgctatggtttcataatgaactgaaatttatgaaactaaacagaaaaagtataagtttatagtcggaaatacaagttacaagtcgtttttgtaagaggtagtcatttcagtcgaaagaacgacgtcttgatgaccattttgaaaaacatacttccactttgagtttaaccatgatttttggatatagtttcatgttcataagaaaaatcattttcccagaagaacaacttttaaatcaaaggttatcatattttttaattatctaatccaaaacagcccccggtttcactatgacggcgaatgtccggttttacggtgttcttcgtgtttccaggttttaaatcattaagttagcatatcatatagctatagaacatatgtttagttgattttaaaagttaagttagaaggattaactttgtttgcgaacaagtttagaattcactaaactatgttctagtgattacaagttataatcttcaaataagatagttatatatatatgaatcgaatgatgttatgaacatcatcactacctcaagtatgactactactcgaattaagatagttatagttatagaaatcgaatcaaagtttgaatatgaatattaccttgaataagaaagataacctactgtaattaacaaaggtttctcgatcttagatgattgattggaatggattagaaagcttgaaagtagacttgcaaatttgaaagtgttcttgaagttttcttgagtagttgttttgtaagttgatttatgtatggatttatgagttagattgatgtagattttgatgaagatgataaagaacacttagaacatcaagagagaacttgagagagatgagtttggtGTATGGAAGTTGAttgaaaatgtgtgtgtgtgttcatcATTCACGTGAATGTATGCATGtgtatataggctccattagtttgatttttagtgtaatctgtagtgacccgaacttttccatgtttacatattttaaatgaaattgatatttacatgattaagtgtttccaacatattaagcaatcaaacttgtaaagacttgattaattgaaatagatttcatatagacaattgaccaccaaagttgaccggcgattcacgaacgttaaaacttgtaaaaactatatgatgacatatatatggttatatatatatataattaacatgatattatgataagtatgtacctcattaagtattttaacaatgagttatatacataaaaataagactattgatttaagaaactcgaaaacgatataaataacgattatcgttataacaacgtcttactaattacatatgaatcattttaagatattgatacactatatataaacatgataaatgataagtaaacatatcattaagtatattaacaatgaactacatatgtaaaaacaagactactaacttaaggttttcgaaacgagacatatatgtaacgattatcgttgtaacgacatttga
The window above is part of the Rutidosis leptorrhynchoides isolate AG116_Rl617_1_P2 chromosome 1, CSIRO_AGI_Rlap_v1, whole genome shotgun sequence genome. Proteins encoded here:
- the LOC139870755 gene encoding uncharacterized protein codes for the protein MASGSGSILSLVVLTSLMLNVLAIDLDFLGNILLPHHAPSYPPVGAPAPHHGHHKGPGGHHHHKAPAVAPIHPPVKAPVHPPVKAPVHPPVKAPVHPPVKAPVHPPVKAPVHPPVKAPVHPPVHAPAPYVPPTRKQVAVRGMVYCKPCKYRGVDTLMNATSLQGAVVLLTCNNTKYPLKIKGVTDKNGFFFIMPPKTLTSFGVHKCVVTLLRSSKPTCSHPTNLHYGVKGATLIPTPKPSVLPTPPLPFDVYTVGPFAYEPSKKTPCK